The following proteins are co-located in the Microplitis demolitor isolate Queensland-Clemson2020A chromosome 5, iyMicDemo2.1a, whole genome shotgun sequence genome:
- the LOC128667774 gene encoding odorant receptor 49b-like, translating into MKVAPTKHRKVLIFVSTLTADLIINYDDLSIITDDGCYIAGITVIIFKLYKFNSEHEKIKILVDEIHRPLDLLSQSPDPGVRKIIKRTAFFENLMDKFFIILGCFLAVALTFFVPKDNGALPIRAVFPFDTTETPLHELAFIIQAFSIFYGLLTIVFMDELIITLIMWINCQLVILNNNYKNCSGVAEDQTSIEKKNGLSEEIYELKNEKFSIRTFVLFDDETDGRIDENFLGKFKYCIKHHQRLIVTVDHLNEIFSSSMLLQLFASFSMICLTGFQAVLGVNETENLLKFIIYLGAAFSQLLNWCWFGNELLQKSASLTNGQWSSGWEKHISNNVKSFMIISLLRTQKILQLQAGNFYNMSLHTFTMVLKNSYSFFALLTKVTDNS; encoded by the exons ATGAAAGTTGCACCGACAAAACATCGCAAGG tTCTCATATTTGTTAGTACACTGACTGCTgatcttattattaattatgatgatCTGTCAATTATCACTGATGACGGCTGTTATATTGCTGGGATTactgtaataatatttaaattatataaatttaacagcgaacatgaaaaaataaaaatactcgttgatgaaattcatagaCCACTAGATCTACTCAGTCAATCACCGG acCCGGGAGtgcgtaaaataattaagaggacagctttttttgaaaatttaatggacaaattttttataatcctcGGGTGTTTTTTGGCTGTcgcattaacattttttgtgcCTAAAGACAATGGAGCGTTGCCAATTCGGGCAGTTTTTCCGTTTGATACTACTGAAACACCGTTGCATGAGTTGGCATTTATTATACAGGcgtttagtattttttatggGTTACTGACCATTGTATTTATGGATGAGTTGATTATAACACTTATTATGTGGATAAATTGTCAGCTGGTGATactaaacaataattataagaattgtAGTGGAGTCGCTGAGGATCAGACgtcgattgaaaaaaaaaatggtttgagtgaagaaatttatgaattaaagaatgaaaaattttcaatacgtACCTTTGTGTTATTTGATGATGAGACTGATGGTagaattgatgaaaattttttgggaaaATTCAAGTACTGTATTAAACATCATCAACGACTGATTGTTACTGTCGATCAtctcaatgaaatttttagttcaaGCATGTTGCTACAACTTTTTGCAAGTTTTTCCATGATTTGCTTGACTGGTTTTCAAGCTGTACTG ggtGTCAATGAAacggaaaatttattaaaatttattatatatcttGGTGCTGCATTTTCACAATTACTTAATTGGTGTTGGTTTGGTAATGAGCTTCTTCAAAag AGTGCTTCCTTAACTAATGGACAATGGTCATCGGGATGGGAGAAACATATAAGTAATAATGTTAAATCATTCATGATCATTTCACTGCTCagaacacaaaaaattttacaattgcAAGctggaaatttttacaatatgtCTTTACATACATTTACTATG gttttaaaaaattcatattcattttttgcaTTACTGACTAAGGTAACTGATAATtcatag